In Janthinobacterium sp. 67, a genomic segment contains:
- a CDS encoding DUF2177 family protein, with translation MPAQRPLQLAIAYGATLCVFLAIDALWLAVLMKPVYAAALGPLLADTPRWGPAVLFYLLYVLGLVVFAILPGLRARRGPTAAALGALLGLLAYGTYDLSNYATLRDWPLALTAIDMAWGAVLSAVSATAGYLAASRLGR, from the coding sequence ATGCCTGCCCAACGCCCGCTCCAGCTTGCCATTGCCTATGGCGCCACCTTGTGCGTCTTCCTGGCCATCGACGCCCTGTGGCTGGCGGTGCTGATGAAGCCGGTGTACGCCGCAGCCCTGGGACCCTTGCTGGCGGACACGCCCCGCTGGGGCCCGGCCGTGCTGTTTTACCTGCTGTACGTGCTGGGGCTGGTGGTGTTTGCCATCCTGCCCGGCCTGCGCGCGCGCCGCGGGCCCACGGCGGCGGCGCTGGGTGCGCTGCTCGGGCTGCTTGCCTATGGCACTTATGATTTGAGCAACTATGCGACCTTGCGCGACTGGCCGCTGGCCTTGACGGCGATCGACATGGCCTGGGGCGCCGTGCTGTCGGCCGTGTCGGCGACTGCCGGCTAC